One segment of Myotis daubentonii chromosome 11, mMyoDau2.1, whole genome shotgun sequence DNA contains the following:
- the REXO4 gene encoding RNA exonuclease 4 isoform X1, translated as MVKAQGLAPARAPHHPVAEPALAKQLPRKKKKKKRFWKSKAREAGGRPGGDPSAALRPPRAPEAFSQNWKALQEVLKQKSPAPEKPLVLSQRDSKKQPQMTRQDRKAEREEAGTEKAGGEAAGRSPPPASLPSKARGAEHRERAAKRRTNGDVSPKRGGLTHQKRKAREAPAALAPAPPTERDIWFDDVDPADIEAAMGPEAAQIARKQRGERESGAALVKEQAFSGLTKALAMDCEMVGVGPTGEESLAARVSIVNQYGKCVYDKYIKPTQPVTDYRTAVSGVRPEHLQRGEAFAVVQKEVAEMLRGRILVGHSLHNDLKVLLLDHPRKKVRDTQKYKPFKRQVQSGRPSLKLLAERILGVRVQQAEHCSIQDAQAAMRLYITVKKEWERAVQDRRPPRPLQTTAG; from the exons atgGTGAAGGCCCAGGGGCTGGCGCCCGCGCGCGCCCCGCACCACCCCGTGGCCGAGCCAGCGCTGGCCAAGCAGCTCCCacggaagaagaaaaagaagaaaagattctGGAAAAGCAAAGCGCGAGAAGCAGGCGGGAGACCGGGAGGCGACCCCTCGGCCGCGCTGCGACCCCCGAGAGCCCCGGAGGCCTTTTCCCAGAACTGGAAGGCGCTGCAGGAG GTGTTGAAACAGAAGTCACCGGCCCCAGAAAAGCCTCTTGTTCTCTCTCAGCGGGATTCCAAAAAGCAGCCCCAAATGACCCGACAGGACAGAAAGGCCGAGAGAGAGGAGGCGGGGACGGAAAAGGCAGGCGGAGAGGCGGCCGGGCGCTCCCCTCCTCCAGCATCGCTGCCCAGCAAGGCCCGCGGAGCAGAGCACAGGGAGAGAGCAGCCAAGAGAAGGACAAATGGTGACGTTTCTCCAAAACGAGGGGGTCTCACACATCAGAAGCGGAAAGCCAGAGAGGCGCCGGcagccttggccccagccccgcccaccga ACGAGACATCTGGTTCGATGATGTTGACCCGGCGGATATCGAAGCGGCCATGGGCCCAGAGGCAGCCCAGATAGCGAGGAAGCAGCGGGGCGAGAGGGAGAGCGGCGCGGCGCTGGTGAAGGAGCAGGCCTTCAGCGG CCTGACGAAAGCCTTAGCCATGGACTGCGAGATGGTGGGCGTGGGCCCCACGGGGGAGGAGAGCCTCGCCGCCCGAGTGTCCATTGTGAACCAGTACGGGAAGTGTGTCTACGACAAGTACATCAAGCCGACCCAGCCGGTGACGGACTACAGGACGGCGGTCAGCGGGGTCCGGCCGGAGCACCTCCAGCGGG GAGAAGCGTTTGCAGTCGTTCAGAAGGAAGTGGCCGAGATGCTTCGGGGCCGGATCCTCGTGGGACACTCGCTGCACAACGACTTAAAG GTGCTCCTTCTTGATCATCCGAGGAAGAAGGTTCGGGACACACAGAAATACAAGCCTTTCAAGCGTCAGGTGCAG AGTGGAAGGCCGTCTCTGAAGCTGCTGGCGGAGAGGATCCTGGGCGTGCGGGTGCAGCAGGCGGAGCACTGCTCG ATTCAGGATGCCCAGGCAGCAATGAGACTCTACATCACGGTGAAGAAGGAGTGGGAACGCGCAGTCCAGGACAGGCGCCCCCCGCGGCCACTCCAGACCACGGCAGGCTGA
- the REXO4 gene encoding RNA exonuclease 4 isoform X2, with amino-acid sequence MVKAQGLAPARAPHHPVAEPALAKQLPRKKKKKKRFWKSKAREAGGRPGGDPSAALRPPRAPEAFSQNWKALQEAERRPGAPLLQHRCPARPAEQSTGREQPREGQMVTFLQNEGVSHIRSGKPERRRQPWPQPRPPREAFAVVQKEVAEMLRGRILVGHSLHNDLKVLLLDHPRKKVRDTQKYKPFKRQVQSGRPSLKLLAERILGVRVQQAEHCSIQDAQAAMRLYITVKKEWERAVQDRRPPRPLQTTAG; translated from the exons atgGTGAAGGCCCAGGGGCTGGCGCCCGCGCGCGCCCCGCACCACCCCGTGGCCGAGCCAGCGCTGGCCAAGCAGCTCCCacggaagaagaaaaagaagaaaagattctGGAAAAGCAAAGCGCGAGAAGCAGGCGGGAGACCGGGAGGCGACCCCTCGGCCGCGCTGCGACCCCCGAGAGCCCCGGAGGCCTTTTCCCAGAACTGGAAGGCGCTGCAGGAG GCGGAGAGGCGGCCGGGCGCTCCCCTCCTCCAGCATCGCTGCCCAGCAAGGCCCGCGGAGCAGAGCACAGGGAGAGAGCAGCCAAGAGAAGGACAAATGGTGACGTTTCTCCAAAACGAGGGGGTCTCACACATCAGAAGCGGAAAGCCAGAGAGGCGCCGGcagccttggccccagccccgcccaccga GAGAAGCGTTTGCAGTCGTTCAGAAGGAAGTGGCCGAGATGCTTCGGGGCCGGATCCTCGTGGGACACTCGCTGCACAACGACTTAAAG GTGCTCCTTCTTGATCATCCGAGGAAGAAGGTTCGGGACACACAGAAATACAAGCCTTTCAAGCGTCAGGTGCAG AGTGGAAGGCCGTCTCTGAAGCTGCTGGCGGAGAGGATCCTGGGCGTGCGGGTGCAGCAGGCGGAGCACTGCTCG ATTCAGGATGCCCAGGCAGCAATGAGACTCTACATCACGGTGAAGAAGGAGTGGGAACGCGCAGTCCAGGACAGGCGCCCCCCGCGGCCACTCCAGACCACGGCAGGCTGA